ATTGGAAGAACATTTCAATAAGATGTTTGATATAAAATATTATAATATTTCAAGTAGAGTAGAATATTTTCTTGTGACAAATTTTTATTTTTTACCAGATAGAGATGAATTCAAAATTAAGATTAGAGATTTTTTGTTGAGCAACAAAATTTTGATATCAAAAGAGAAAATAAAAATAAATGGCGTTTTAGAGGATCAAAGTGTTCAAAATTGGTTAAAAGATTTTAGAAATAAATATACTGAAGATGGGTTTTTGGACCCAGTTTCAATTAGTGAATATTTTACTTCAAGTGAAAATTTTAATGCTTTATCTTTAAAAGAAAAAGACGATGTAAAGTCTATTTTTGATCTTTATTCAATGCTCAAGATGAAGTCATCTGATTTAATAGGAATGGAAGAAGCAATATCTATAGAAACTCCTGATGGAGAATTGGCAGTACTGAGACATGGAGAAATAGAAAAAATCCCTAGAGAAGTATATAAATTGTATGATGAGATAAAAGATATTATGAATCCAGATATTGAAGTGAGGTCAAAAAAGGTTTTTGATGTTGATGAAGAATCAAAGTCTTTACCAAAAGAAGAAAAAAATATTGATGAAAAAAAATCTATACAGATATTATTGCAAAAATATAAAGATTTTGAAGATAAAATGAATCAATTAGATACAAAAAATCTAGAGCAATACAAAAATAATTTAGATTCTCTTTTTGGTGAATTTGAAAATTATTCGAAAGATAAAAACAAAATTTTTTCTTTTATATTATTTTTGGTAAAGAATGGTTTGTTTAATCAGTTTTATAAATCAGTACCAGGAGTTGCCGGATTAGAATTTAAAAAATATTTATCTACAAAATTTTCTGAAAGTATTGTAGAATTTATAGTTGAGCATTATGAAAATCCAGAATCAGTAAGTTTGTTTTTACAATTTTTGTTAAACAGGTCTGGAATAAATGAAAGAGAATCAGCTTTGTTCGGAATGTATATAGCAAATATTTTCAAGAAAAATAAGCAAGAAAAATATTTTTCTATTGTGTATGGTGATTTGAATCTTGAAAGCTTTTTATGGAGAGATGTGGTAGAGGAGGCAGGGATTGTAAAATTTAAATAGATCTTATAAAAAACCACCCCGGGGGTGTTTACACTCCCGGGGTGGTTTTGGTTAGTTTTATGTATTTAAGCTCTTTCTACATATTCTCCTGTTTCTGTATTTATCTTTATAATATCGCCATCTTTTATAAATAAAGGGCATTTTATATTTGCACCTGTTTCTATGGTAACTTGTTTTGTAGCAGATCCAGCTGTATCGCCTTTTACTCCAGGTGGAGCAGATATTACTTTAAATTCCATTTTTGTAGGTAAACTTACAGACACTGGTTTATCATTGAATTTTAATATTTCTACAATTGTTCCATCTTTTAAATAATCAACTTGTTCTTTCATGGATTCTATATCAAAGAAGAATTGTTCGAATGTTTCTTGATCCATAAAATAACAATTTTCATTATCTTTGTATAAAAAACTTGCTTTTTCTCTAGTTAAATTTGCTTCTTCAGCTTTGTCTCCACCACTGAATGTTTTTTCAAGCATATCACCTGTTATAAGATTTTTGAGCTTTGTTTTCAAAACTGCACCACTCCTTGCTTGTTTGGAATGTTGAGCAGATATTATTTTATATGGTTGATCCTTAAAAGATATTATTTTGTTTAGTTTTAATTCATTGAATTCTAACATATTTTTTCTTGCTCTGTCTGCGGCGTGCCACTATGGCGTGCGAATGACAGGATTAATTTTAGACAATTTTAAATTCCTGTTTTAGGGACAGGAATTTTTGTGAGGGTTGTTTATGATTTTGTATATGGTAATAAAGCCATAAACCTTGCTCTTTTTATAGCTTGGCTTAATTTTCTTTGGTGTTTTGAGCATACTCCATTTCTTTTTTTTGGTACTATTTTTGCATAGGAGCTTATGAATTTTTGTAATAATTGAATATCTCTGAAATCGATATAATCTATATCTTTGTGACAGAAATAGCAATATTTCTTTTTGTTTATAGTTGTCTTTGTCATAGTTTTAAAATTCTAAAATATATAATTATTTTTTATTTTTTTCATTCGTGGCGCCTGTCTTTCTTGTGGGCAGGAATTCGTCTTCGGAGGATAGTTATTTATTAAAATGGTATATCCTCAATATTTATTTCTTCCTCATCGTCTTGTTGACTTTGGTCTTCACTAGTTTCAGTTTTTGCTTTATTAAAATTATTGGAAGCCCCATCTCCTGATTTATTATCTAACATTATCATATTTTCGGCTATTATTTCAGTTCTATATTTTTTTATACCATTTTGGTCTTCCCAATTTCTGGTTTGTAATCTACCTTCTAGATAAATTTTACTACCCTTTTTTAGATATTGAGTAATAATTTCTGCTAGCTTTCTCCATGCAACTATATTATGAAATTCTGTTTTTTCTTGTTTTTGTCCTTCTTGATCTTTCCATGTCATATTTGTAGCCATAGAAAATGAAACTACTGGTTGTCCTGATGGAGTTGTACGTGATTCTGGATCAGCTGTTAGTCTTCCTATTATTGTTGCTCTATTTAGATCCATATGTTTTTTGTTCTACTTAGCTATATTAACTAAGTTGAAATAGTTAATTATATTTTATATTTCTTCGTTGTTTAATATTTCATCAAGTTTTTTGTCTAGCTCATTTTGTTCTACTTTTTCTTCTTCTTTTGAAACTTTTGGCTCTTCTTTTACTGTTTTTTCAGGTATTATATCTTCCTCTTTTTTAACTTCTTCAATTTCAACTTTTTCAGCCTTTTTTTCTTTTATGGTTTCTTCCGCTCTAGGTTTAGTATTTCTTATTGTATTAGGCTTTCTGTTTTCTTTATCATTATCATTATTGGTTTTTTCTTCTAAATTTTTTGTAATATCTAGACCACCAAGAGAAGCTGATTTTTTTATAGTCAAAAATCTTAATATATTTTGATTTAAAGATATTTCTTTTTCTAGTCCTTTTATAGTTTCTGATCCACTATTAAATCTTATAGAATAATATACACCTTTACTCATTTTATCTATAAGATAGGTGAATTTTTTTCTTTCAAGATTTTCTTCTAATGTTATTTCTCCATTATTTTTGATAATCAAGTTTTTAACAAAGTTTACTACTTCTGAATGTTCATTTTCAGGTAGATTTGCATTGATAATAAATGTTATTTCGTAGTGCTGTTTTTGACTCATTTTTTTTATTAATTTAGTATAAAAATTAAATTTACTAATAGTAAATCTATAAAGAAACTTAACATTTATTTTACACTAAGTCAATAGTGTTATTGCATTTGTTGGTTTTTGATAAAACTGCAATCAATCTTTCAAATAATATATTTTAATGATATTATTTAGATATAAATAAATTTATCAATAAATTTATGATGGTTCAAATTACAGACCAAGTTTTTAAACAAAAATCAATAGAAAATTACCTTTCGGAATTAAATGTTCCGGAACAAAAAAGAGAAAAAGCTCTTATGTCTATAACTGATATGGTTTATGGTAGAAATCAAAGGATTATAGAGATAGAAAAAGAAGTGGATGAGGAAAAAAGAGAAGAAATCGCCAAGATAATAAATGAAAAAGACTATCTAATTAAACAAAAATTAGAACAAATCATAGATGGTGTAGAAGAGGATATAAGTTATGACTACTAATCCAGTTGTTTTAATTATTTTGGATGGTTGGGGAATTACTCAGCCATCAATTGGTAATGCGATATCATTATCAAAGCTTGATTATTGGAATTTATTAATAAAAAATTATCCAACTTTTTTGTTGCAAGCATCTGGAGAAGCAGTGGGTCTTCCATATGGAGAGATGGGAAATTCAGAAGTGGGACATCTTACCATAGGTTCTGGTCAAATTGTTTTACAAAGTTTAAATAGAATAAATAGGGAAGTATTAAATGGTGGTTTTTTTAAAAATGAGATTTTATTAAAGACAATGAGTCATGTAAAAAATAGTAATTCTTCACTTCATATAATAGGTATGATAGGTACTGGTGGAGTACATTCACATCAGGCTCATTTAGAAGCTCTTATTAAAATGGCTTCAGATAGTAATTTAGAAAGAGTATATCTGCATTTGTTTTTGGATGGTAGAGATACGGCAAAAAATAAAGGTTTAGAATTTATAAGAGAACTGGAGAAGACTATTAGATTGTATAATTGTGGTCAAATAACTACTTTGTCTGGAAGATTCTATGGAATGGATAGAAATAATAATTGGAATAGAATAAAGTCAAGTTATGATGCAATATTTCACGCTCAAGCAAAAGAATATTACAATGATCCTATACTTGCTATTCAGAGTTCTTATGCAAAAAATATATTTGATGAAGAATTTAACCCTGTTGTTATAGGTGACAAAGAATCACCTATTAAGGTTATGGACAATGATGCAATAATATTTTTTAATTTTAGGGCTGATAGAGCAAGACAACTTACTCAAGCAATGTCATTGGATGATTTTTTAGAATTTGACAGAGGTGATAGGCCAAAGAATGTGTTTATAAGCACATTTACAGAGTATAAATCAGATTTTCCTGTAGAAGTTGCTTTTAGAAGAAAGGACATAAATGATACATTGTGTGAGGTTATCAGTTCTAATAATTTATCTCAGTTACATATTGCAGAAACAGAAAAATATGCTCACGTTACATTTTTTTTTAATGGATTAAAAGAAGAAAAATTAAAGGGTGAAAATAGAATACTTATTCCTTCTCCAAATGTTGAAACATATGATATGAAACCAGAGATGTCATCACAGGAAATAACTCAAAATCTTATAAATAGTATAAATAAGAAAGAATTTGATTTTTCCGTTGTAAATTTTGCAAATGCAGATATGGTAGGACATACTGGAAATTTGAGTGCAGCAAGACAAGCTGTTTTGGAAATAGATAGAAGTTTGTCAAAAATAATACCAGAAGTACTTAGTCAAAATGGCACTGTGTTTGTAACAGCAGATCATGGTAATGTAGAAGAGGTAGTGAATTTAAAGACTGGGGAAATTGACAAAGAACATAGTAATTTTCCCGTTCCTTTTATTACTATAAACAATAAAACACATGGCAAGGGTTATAATCTTAATAATGATATTTTGTATAAACAAGATATTTCTGGAGTATTATCAGATATAGCCCCAACTGTACTTGCAAGATTCAAATTGCGCCCTAGTTCCAATATGAAGGGGATAGATTTAGTTAGGGGTATATTATAAAAAATAACATAACTTTGTATGTACGACAGAGTAAAAAATAAAATGCAAAACAAAAATATGAAAAAAAAAGTTTTAAAAAAAATAACAAGTAGAGACGTACTAATACCATTAGATGTTCCTATTTTAAAAAGAAAAGAATATGTTAATAATTATTTAAAAATAACAAGAAATAGTGGAAGACTTATGCTTTTTGCAGGTGATCAAAAAATAGAGCATTTAAATGATGATTTTTATGGAGAAAATATTAGTGATGAAGATGCTAGTCCAGAACACTTATTCAGGATTGCATCAAAGGCAAAAATAGGAGTTTTTGCAACTCAGCTTGGTCTTATAGCAAGATACGGAATGGATTATAAAAATATTCCTTATCTTGTTAAATTAAATGGTAAGAGTAATCTGGTAAGAAAAGAACAAGAAGATCCAATAAGTAGACAGTTTACAGAGCTAAAAGATGTTGTAGAATTTAAAAGACAAAACAAATTAAACATTTTGGGTGTTGGTTATACAATATATTTGGGAAGTGAATATGAAGCAGAAATGCTTGTAGAAGCATCTAGTATTATAAACGATGCCCACCAAGAGGGTCTTGTAGTAGTTTTATGGATTTATCCAAGGGGTAAAGCGATAAAGGTAGAAAAAGATGTTCATCTTATAGCAGGGGCAACTGGTGTTGCATCATGTCTTGGTGCTGATTTTGTAAAAGTAATATATCCTGATTTAGAAGGAGAGCCAAGCCCTGAAATGATAAAAGAAATAATTAGCGCTTCTGGTAGAACAAAGGTTGTTTTTTCTGGGGGTGAGTCTATGAGTAGAGAATTGTTTTTGAAAAGACTTATTTATCAATTGGAAAATGGTGCTATGGGGGCTGCTATTGGTAGAAATATTCATCAAAAGAGTTTAAAAGATGCAGTGGAAATATGTAATGATGTTTATTCTATTATTGTAGAGGGCAAAACCACATTTTAGCTTTACATCTTCATGGGGGGGGGTGATAAAATATATTATATAATAATATACATCACAATTTATATAAATATTAATAAAATCATTAATTAATTTTTAAACATTTATGGTTAAAGCAAAACAATTAATCAAAACAAATATTTCATTTTTTGTATTTATTTTATCTTTTTTATTGGCAAATCAATCATTTGCATCTGTTAATTTCGGATCAATAGATAATACAAACAAATATGCATACAATGAAAATACTGGATGGATAAATTTTAAAGATGCAAATAGTGATATCTATATATCAGATACACAGCTTACTGGATATGCATATAGTGAAAATACAGGATGGATATCACTAAATTGTTCTAATACTAATACATGTAATGATAATAATTACAAAGTATCAAATACAGAAAGTGGAGTATTAGGCGGTTATGCGTATAGTGAAAATGCAGGATGGATAAATTTTACAGGAGTTACAATAAACACAAATGGTGAATTTACTGGCTATGCATATGGAGAGAATATTGGATATATATCAATGAATTGTTTAAATACTGATACATGTGATGATAATAATTATAAAGTATCAACTGACTGGATTCCAAAATCAGTAAGACCATCATCAGGATCACTGGGTGGAGGATGGAGTAACAATACAAACAATAACAACAATCAGAATAATAATGATAATGAAAATAATAACAATGAAGAACAAAATAATAATGATAATGAAGAAAACAATAATAATGAAGAAGATAACACTAACAATAATGAAGTAAATAAGGTATGGAAAACTGGTAAGTGGGTAAAAACAGAGGATAGTAGTACGGTCTACTTTGTAGATACTGACAATATCAGACATTCATATGTAAATGAAAAAATATGGTATTCGTACTTTAATGATGACTTTTCATTTGTTAGTACAATAACTAAAGAAGAACTAGCTACTTATACACTAGGAAAGAATGTTCCATACAATGTAGGAATACTATTTAAAATACCAACTGTTCCAAAAGTATATCTAGTAGGAAGTAACGGAACTATACGATGGATAAAGACAGAAGAAAAAGCAATAGAGTTATATGGAAAAGATTGGAATAAGCTAGTTCATGATCTACCAGATGAATTGTTTGGAGATTATACTGAAGGAACATCAATAGAGTAATCAACAAATAATTAATTAATATATATATAAATAAATAATAATAACAATATGAAACCCATTAGATAGTACAACCTATTTATGGATTTCAATTAATAATAACAATAATAAATAACAAAACATAACAATATGAAAAAAATCATATCTAATGGGTTGAAAACAAAACAAATATTAAAAAACATTTCATTTGCAGTACTAGTAATGCTTATCACATTTAGTATTACAAAAGCAGGAGACCTGTTTCCAGCAGGAACATCAGTATCATCTACATTCTATACATTAGGAGATATTTACACTAAATTAACAGATAACACAAGTAGTGCAGACGAAGGAGATCATGATCTTACATCATCAGCCACACCAGCATCTACATTTCACACACTAAAAGAGATATATGAAGCAATACCAGATATTGATTCAAGTAAGATACTATATGGTACAAGATATATGGGGGTAGGTGGTACTGCATATCCATCACAACCACTAAAAACAGGTCAGACAAAATGTTATGATCCAAGTAGTGCTACGGGAGATGAAATTCCTTGTTCTGGCACAGGTCAAGACGGTGAATATCAAATAGGTCAAGCAATGAGCTATACCACAACAACTAATACAGTATTAGATAATTCAACAGGTCTAATGTGGAAGAAATGCAGTGAAGGATTAAGTGGTAATAATTGTGAAACTGGTACTGCTACAACACATACTTTTGCTCAGGCAATTACTATATGTGAAAATGACGAAACTGATGGATATACGGATTGGAGATTACCAAACATAAAAGAATTATTAACATTAGTAGATTTTGGTAAATCAAACCCAGCCATTGATATAACCGCTTTTCCAGCAACAGTCAGTGAGTACTATTGGTCATCTACTACATATCTTGATAGTCCGCGCATCGCTTGGAGCGTCTATTTCTATGATGGCGGCACCGGCAACGGCGGTAAGGGTAATGAGGGCTATGTTCGTTGCACCCGATGAATCCCGTGAGATAGTCTTATTAATATCGCCATTTTTCGTTTAGATTCATATGGTATTAAAATATCAATACATCGATAATTCGTGTATCTCACGGGATGAATTCCCTGAATTTTCCCATCCCGCTAAGCGGGATGGGATTGATTATCTGATTATTTGATTATTTTATCCCACCCCCAGGGCGGGTTTTTATTTGACAAAATATAGTTTTGGGTATATACTCATAATATAGCTTAGATTTTTTGAATAGCTATCAATAAATTTTAGCTATGTTAATAAATAATCCCGCAAATCGAGTTTAACCAGCTTAGCTGTTTTTAACTTTAAAAAACGGGACAGGAGAAAAAATATATGCCAAAATATGATGGAACAGGTCCTATGGGACAAGGTCCTATGACTGGTAGAGGTATGGGAAATTGTAATTCTTTTCGTTCAGGTTTTCCTTGTCGTGGTCTTAGATTTTTAAACAGACAAAATCCTAAAAATCTAGAAGACTATAGAGATGAATTGAAAGAA
This region of Patescibacteria group bacterium genomic DNA includes:
- the efp gene encoding elongation factor P, encoding MLEFNELKLNKIISFKDQPYKIISAQHSKQARSGAVLKTKLKNLITGDMLEKTFSGGDKAEEANLTREKASFLYKDNENCYFMDQETFEQFFFDIESMKEQVDYLKDGTIVEILKFNDKPVSVSLPTKMEFKVISAPPGVKGDTAGSATKQVTIETGANIKCPLFIKDGDIIKINTETGEYVERA
- a CDS encoding single-stranded DNA-binding protein; amino-acid sequence: MDLNRATIIGRLTADPESRTTPSGQPVVSFSMATNMTWKDQEGQKQEKTEFHNIVAWRKLAEIITQYLKKGSKIYLEGRLQTRNWEDQNGIKKYRTEIIAENMIMLDNKSGDGASNNFNKAKTETSEDQSQQDDEEEINIEDIPF
- a CDS encoding DUF1566 domain-containing protein, yielding MKKIISNGLKTKQILKNISFAVLVMLITFSITKAGDLFPAGTSVSSTFYTLGDIYTKLTDNTSSADEGDHDLTSSATPASTFHTLKEIYEAIPDIDSSKILYGTRYMGVGGTAYPSQPLKTGQTKCYDPSSATGDEIPCSGTGQDGEYQIGQAMSYTTTTNTVLDNSTGLMWKKCSEGLSGNNCETGTATTHTFAQAITICENDETDGYTDWRLPNIKELLTLVDFGKSNPAIDITAFPATVSEYYWSSTTYLDSPRIAWSVYFYDGGTGNGGKGNEGYVRCTR
- the gpmI gene encoding 2,3-bisphosphoglycerate-independent phosphoglycerate mutase, translated to MTTNPVVLIILDGWGITQPSIGNAISLSKLDYWNLLIKNYPTFLLQASGEAVGLPYGEMGNSEVGHLTIGSGQIVLQSLNRINREVLNGGFFKNEILLKTMSHVKNSNSSLHIIGMIGTGGVHSHQAHLEALIKMASDSNLERVYLHLFLDGRDTAKNKGLEFIRELEKTIRLYNCGQITTLSGRFYGMDRNNNWNRIKSSYDAIFHAQAKEYYNDPILAIQSSYAKNIFDEEFNPVVIGDKESPIKVMDNDAIIFFNFRADRARQLTQAMSLDDFLEFDRGDRPKNVFISTFTEYKSDFPVEVAFRRKDINDTLCEVISSNNLSQLHIAETEKYAHVTFFFNGLKEEKLKGENRILIPSPNVETYDMKPEMSSQEITQNLINSINKKEFDFSVVNFANADMVGHTGNLSAARQAVLEIDRSLSKIIPEVLSQNGTVFVTADHGNVEEVVNLKTGEIDKEHSNFPVPFITINNKTHGKGYNLNNDILYKQDISGVLSDIAPTVLARFKLRPSSNMKGIDLVRGIL
- a CDS encoding DUF5320 domain-containing protein, with the translated sequence MPKYDGTGPMGQGPMTGRGMGNCNSFRSGFPCRGLRFLNRQNPKNLEDYRDELKEELSYVENEIKDSK
- the rpsR gene encoding 30S ribosomal protein S18, which produces MTKTTINKKKYCYFCHKDIDYIDFRDIQLLQKFISSYAKIVPKKRNGVCSKHQRKLSQAIKRARFMALLPYTKS
- a CDS encoding aldolase encodes the protein MKKKVLKKITSRDVLIPLDVPILKRKEYVNNYLKITRNSGRLMLFAGDQKIEHLNDDFYGENISDEDASPEHLFRIASKAKIGVFATQLGLIARYGMDYKNIPYLVKLNGKSNLVRKEQEDPISRQFTELKDVVEFKRQNKLNILGVGYTIYLGSEYEAEMLVEASSIINDAHQEGLVVVLWIYPRGKAIKVEKDVHLIAGATGVASCLGADFVKVIYPDLEGEPSPEMIKEIISASGRTKVVFSGGESMSRELFLKRLIYQLENGAMGAAIGRNIHQKSLKDAVEICNDVYSIIVEGKTTF